A DNA window from Leptolyngbya sp. KIOST-1 contains the following coding sequences:
- a CDS encoding PAS domain-containing sensor histidine kinase, whose protein sequence is MTQTYWLPSQPGSPVVAAPLGQELEHLRRQHQLILNAVGEGIYGLDLDGNVTFVNPAAAAMIGWSTEELIGRSMHAVMHHSLADGSPYQREACPIYAAFQDGSVRHITNEVFWRKDGTSFPVEYVSTPMRDEDGQLIGTVVTFRDITQRRWAEEILQRTNEELEQKVQERTAELQAANQQLRQLSDMRSRFVSMVCHEFRNPLNNIALTVSSLNRYDTQLRPDEKTDYLLTINANVERMTQMIDDILVIGKIEAKVLEVNPRPLDLVAFCQDLLAEGDYCRPQAPIQFVCRSRQVLACLDERLLRSILSNLLSNAIRYTPGDRPIWLKLAKQRGQVSLRVQDEGIGIPAGDRKTLFEPFHRGQNVSNIPGTGLGLSIVKQFVQLQQGTIKVASRVGAGTTFTVSLPA, encoded by the coding sequence ATGACCCAAACTTACTGGCTACCCTCCCAACCGGGGTCTCCTGTCGTCGCTGCGCCGTTGGGCCAGGAGCTGGAGCACCTGCGCCGCCAGCATCAGCTCATTCTCAATGCCGTGGGGGAGGGCATCTACGGGCTCGATCTCGACGGCAATGTGACCTTTGTTAACCCCGCCGCCGCCGCCATGATCGGCTGGTCTACCGAGGAGCTGATCGGGCGATCGATGCACGCGGTCATGCACCACTCGCTGGCTGATGGCAGCCCCTACCAGCGCGAGGCCTGCCCCATCTATGCGGCGTTTCAGGACGGCAGCGTGCGGCACATTACCAATGAGGTGTTCTGGCGTAAGGACGGCACCAGCTTTCCGGTGGAGTATGTCAGTACCCCCATGCGCGACGAGGATGGGCAACTGATTGGCACGGTAGTCACCTTTCGCGACATTACCCAGCGGCGCTGGGCCGAAGAGATTTTGCAGCGAACCAACGAGGAGCTGGAGCAGAAGGTGCAGGAGCGCACCGCCGAGCTCCAGGCGGCCAATCAACAGCTGCGGCAGCTCAGCGACATGCGATCGCGCTTTGTCTCCATGGTCTGCCATGAGTTTCGCAACCCGCTCAACAACATTGCCCTGACCGTGTCGTCGCTGAACCGCTACGACACCCAGCTACGCCCGGACGAAAAAACCGACTACCTGCTCACCATCAACGCTAACGTCGAGCGGATGACCCAGATGATCGACGACATTCTGGTGATCGGCAAAATTGAGGCCAAGGTGCTGGAGGTCAACCCGCGCCCGCTGGATCTGGTCGCCTTTTGCCAGGATTTGCTGGCCGAGGGCGACTACTGCCGCCCCCAGGCTCCAATTCAGTTCGTCTGCCGCAGCCGCCAGGTGCTGGCCTGCCTGGATGAGCGGCTGCTGCGATCGATCCTCAGCAACCTGCTGTCCAACGCCATTCGCTACACTCCGGGCGATCGCCCGATCTGGCTGAAGCTGGCCAAGCAGCGGGGACAGGTTAGTCTGCGGGTGCAGGACGAGGGGATTGGTATTCCGGCGGGCGATCGCAAAACCCTGTTCGAGCCCTTTCACCGCGGCCAAAACGTCAGCAACATTCCGGGGACAGGGCTGGGGCTGAGCATCGTGAAGCAGTTTGTCCAACTCCAGCAGGGCACAATCAAAGTTGCCAGCCGGGTGGGGGCGGGCACCACGTTTACGGTTAGCCTGCCCGCCTGA
- a CDS encoding bifunctional transcriptional activator/DNA repair enzyme AdaA, producing MQMTLSFVPSQTEMETAFYRKDGSYDGLFFVAVRTTGIFCRPSCSSCPKRENVEFFLSLREAVLAGYRPCKRCRPEISLGQPPPWVSQLMERVEARSGQKLSSDDWQELGITPERARRWFQDHYGMTFVDWCRSRRLARAFAQIREGEPLDDVVFAHGYDSYSGFREAFAKTFGVPPGQAKTQRYIAVELIETPLGLVVAGAVDEGLCLLDYCDCRSLERHYATLRQRFDSAVLPVSHPHLDRLKTELGEYFAGERTTFTVPVALEGTPFQVTVWQELQRIPHGATIAYDELAQRIGQPTAMRAVARANGTNRISIVVPCHRVIGKDGSLTGYGGGLWRKRLLLELERTGQLPGN from the coding sequence ATGCAGATGACTTTGAGCTTTGTTCCCTCCCAAACCGAAATGGAAACGGCCTTTTACCGCAAAGACGGTAGCTACGATGGCCTGTTTTTTGTGGCGGTACGCACCACCGGCATTTTTTGTCGGCCCTCCTGCTCATCGTGCCCTAAGCGCGAAAATGTGGAGTTCTTTCTGTCGCTGCGGGAGGCGGTGCTGGCCGGGTATCGCCCCTGCAAGCGCTGCCGTCCTGAGATCAGTCTGGGGCAGCCTCCCCCGTGGGTGAGTCAGTTGATGGAGCGGGTTGAGGCCCGCTCTGGGCAAAAGCTTTCGAGCGATGACTGGCAGGAGTTGGGCATTACCCCAGAGCGGGCGCGGCGGTGGTTCCAGGACCACTACGGCATGACCTTTGTCGACTGGTGCCGATCGCGACGGCTGGCCAGAGCCTTTGCTCAAATTCGCGAGGGCGAACCGCTGGATGACGTGGTGTTTGCCCACGGCTACGACTCCTACAGTGGCTTTCGGGAGGCCTTTGCCAAGACCTTTGGGGTGCCGCCGGGTCAGGCCAAAACCCAGCGCTACATTGCGGTAGAGCTGATTGAAACGCCCCTGGGGCTGGTGGTGGCCGGGGCGGTGGACGAGGGGCTCTGCCTGCTGGACTACTGTGACTGCCGCAGTTTGGAGCGCCACTATGCCACCCTGCGTCAGCGGTTTGACAGTGCGGTCTTGCCGGTCAGTCATCCCCACCTGGATAGGCTGAAAACCGAGCTGGGCGAGTACTTCGCTGGAGAGCGCACCACCTTTACGGTGCCCGTGGCTCTCGAGGGCACCCCGTTTCAGGTCACGGTCTGGCAGGAGCTGCAGCGCATTCCCCACGGGGCCACTATCGCCTACGACGAGCTGGCCCAGCGGATTGGCCAGCCCACGGCTATGCGGGCGGTGGCGCGGGCCAACGGCACCAACCGGATCAGCATTGTGGTGCCCTGCCACCGGGTGATCGGCAAAGATGGCTCGCTGACGGGCTATGGCGGGGGGCTGTGGCGCAAACGGCTGCTGCTGGAGCTGGAGCGCACGGGGCAGCTACCGGGAAACTAG
- a CDS encoding GNAT family N-acetyltransferase, translating into MLTPIHQLTPDQVEQLHQMYQQEWWSKDRALADVPTLLSNSDLLFGLWDGEAQRLAAFCRVLTDWVYRAIVFDVIVAADYRKQGLGAKMIELVTTHPQLAQVECIQLFCTPEMQPFYEKYGFTQAEQMLMVRPRG; encoded by the coding sequence ATGCTCACCCCCATTCACCAGCTCACCCCAGACCAGGTCGAGCAGCTGCACCAGATGTACCAGCAGGAGTGGTGGAGTAAAGACCGCGCCCTGGCCGATGTGCCCACCCTGCTGAGCAACAGCGACCTGCTCTTTGGCCTCTGGGATGGGGAAGCACAGCGCCTGGCGGCCTTTTGCCGGGTGCTGACCGACTGGGTGTACCGGGCGATCGTATTTGACGTGATTGTGGCGGCAGACTACCGCAAACAGGGGCTGGGGGCAAAGATGATTGAGCTGGTGACCACGCACCCGCAGCTGGCCCAGGTGGAGTGCATTCAGCTGTTCTGCACCCCGGAGATGCAGCCGTTTTACGAGAAGTACGGCTTTACCCAGGCGGAGCAGATGTTGATGGTGCGGCCTCGGGGGTGA
- a CDS encoding thioredoxin family protein has product MAMVESTMLPLGTAAPPFELTDVVSGETITLGTFADAPALLVMFICRHCPFVKHVEQELARIGQDYGPQGVGIVTISANSVQTHPQDGPEHLKAQAEALGFTFPYCFDETQAVAKAYTAACTPDFFVFDQAKTLAYRGQLDDSRPGNNLPVTGKDLRAALDAVLAAEAMPGDQKPSIGCNIKWAPGNEPDYFG; this is encoded by the coding sequence ATGGCTATGGTGGAATCTACCATGCTGCCCCTGGGCACCGCCGCCCCCCCCTTTGAACTCACCGATGTGGTCAGCGGCGAAACCATTACCCTGGGCACCTTTGCCGATGCTCCAGCGCTGCTGGTGATGTTTATCTGCCGCCACTGTCCGTTTGTGAAGCATGTGGAGCAGGAGCTGGCCCGCATTGGCCAGGACTACGGCCCTCAGGGGGTAGGGATTGTGACGATTAGCGCCAACAGTGTGCAGACCCATCCCCAGGATGGCCCTGAGCACCTCAAGGCCCAGGCCGAAGCACTCGGCTTCACCTTTCCCTACTGCTTTGATGAGACTCAGGCGGTGGCCAAGGCCTACACCGCCGCCTGCACCCCCGACTTCTTTGTCTTTGACCAGGCCAAGACCCTGGCCTACCGGGGCCAACTCGACGACAGCCGCCCCGGCAACAACCTCCCGGTCACGGGCAAGGACCTGCGCGCCGCCCTCGATGCTGTGCTGGCGGCAGAGGCCATGCCCGGCGACCAGAAGCCCAGCATAGGCTGCAATATTAAGTGGGCACCGGGCAACGAGCCCGACTATTTTGGCTAG
- a CDS encoding pentapeptide repeat-containing protein: MKLSLLAGIAVAIPVGLAMPVQAENPAHVQQLLETNLCQGCDLSGADLTQAHLIGADLRDADLQGAILIEANLEGADLSRADLTGANLTSAFLTNAQLDNASLDQANLTDAAIYFADVDGASFLDADLTGAVVVGTPISVGGD; the protein is encoded by the coding sequence ATGAAACTCTCTCTACTGGCCGGAATCGCTGTCGCCATTCCTGTTGGCCTTGCCATGCCCGTACAGGCCGAAAACCCGGCCCACGTGCAGCAGCTGCTCGAAACCAATCTGTGCCAGGGCTGTGACCTGTCTGGTGCCGACCTGACCCAGGCCCACCTGATTGGGGCCGACCTGCGCGATGCCGATTTGCAGGGGGCTATCCTGATTGAAGCCAACCTGGAAGGGGCTGATCTCAGCCGTGCCGACCTCACCGGGGCCAACCTGACCAGCGCCTTTTTGACCAACGCCCAGCTCGACAACGCCTCCCTCGATCAGGCCAACCTGACCGATGCGGCCATCTACTTTGCCGACGTCGATGGCGCTTCGTTCCTCGATGCCGACCTGACCGGAGCCGTAGTCGTGGGCACCCCCATCAGCGTGGGCGGCGACTGA
- a CDS encoding J domain-containing protein has product MPPETHYQTLEIHETATQAEIKRAYRRLAKQFHPDGKGQQASHDRIARINTAYEVIGDPSRRTAYDQQRQGVVAADPVASAASRAQRTADAQAAYRHAREATQSSEAREDAWLKLVYGPVDRLLGKVMSPLRAEIRKLSADPFDDELMEGFMAYLEQGRTWLGQAQGKFNSMANPASTAGVAADLYHCLGLLEDGLDELERFTMSYEESYIHTGTELFRRVKQIRAETKERVKRLV; this is encoded by the coding sequence ATGCCACCAGAGACCCACTACCAAACCCTCGAAATTCACGAAACGGCGACCCAGGCCGAGATCAAGCGCGCCTACCGCCGCCTGGCCAAGCAGTTTCACCCCGACGGCAAAGGCCAGCAGGCCTCCCACGATCGCATTGCCCGCATCAACACCGCCTACGAGGTGATTGGCGACCCGTCGCGGCGGACAGCTTACGACCAGCAGCGCCAGGGAGTTGTAGCCGCCGACCCGGTGGCCAGCGCCGCCAGCCGAGCCCAGCGCACCGCCGACGCCCAGGCGGCCTATCGCCACGCGCGGGAGGCAACGCAGTCGTCTGAGGCGCGAGAAGATGCCTGGCTAAAGCTGGTGTACGGCCCGGTGGATCGGTTGCTGGGCAAAGTCATGTCGCCCCTGCGGGCCGAAATTCGCAAACTCTCGGCGGACCCCTTTGACGATGAGCTGATGGAGGGCTTTATGGCCTACCTGGAGCAGGGGCGCACCTGGCTGGGGCAGGCCCAGGGCAAGTTTAACTCGATGGCGAACCCGGCCAGTACGGCGGGGGTGGCCGCCGACCTGTACCACTGCCTGGGGCTACTGGAGGACGGGCTGGACGAGCTGGAGCGGTTCACCATGAGCTACGAAGAGAGCTACATTCACACCGGCACAGAGCTGTTTCGGCGGGTGAAGCAGATCCGGGCGGAGACCAAAGAGCGGGTGAAGCGGTTGGTGTAG
- a CDS encoding protein tyrosine phosphatase family protein: MTAAEVSDIRNYLAISPTLATAGQPSPEQFEALAQAGYLVVVNLALSTSDNAIPHEAELVKSLSMTHFHIPVVWEAPTLTDLEIFFKVMERNRDAKTLVHCALNMRVSAFVYLYRVLRQGVDEPVALADLHRIWRPNPTWQAFIDQAIARHE, from the coding sequence ATGACCGCCGCCGAGGTGTCCGATATTCGCAACTACCTGGCCATTTCGCCCACCCTGGCGACGGCGGGCCAGCCGTCGCCGGAGCAGTTTGAGGCCCTGGCCCAGGCGGGCTATCTGGTGGTGGTCAACCTGGCCCTTTCCACCTCGGACAATGCCATTCCCCACGAGGCGGAGCTGGTCAAAAGTCTGAGCATGACCCATTTTCACATTCCGGTGGTGTGGGAAGCGCCGACCCTGACTGATTTAGAGATATTTTTTAAGGTGATGGAGCGCAACCGCGACGCCAAAACCCTGGTGCACTGCGCTCTAAATATGCGCGTTTCTGCCTTTGTTTACCTCTATCGAGTGCTGCGCCAGGGGGTCGATGAACCTGTGGCCCTGGCCGATCTGCACCGCATCTGGCGGCCCAACCCCACCTGGCAGGCTTTCATCGACCAGGCGATCGCTCGACATGAATAG
- a CDS encoding pseudouridine synthase translates to MNQGWVYTDRITPATAGQSVLDFYTDRYRHSTRAEWRDRILSGKIRRNNVPLAPEDRLAVGQILAYHRPPWQEPTVPLGFEVLDEDGDLMAIAKPAGLPVLPAGNFLTHTLLHQLKRHYPENPPIPLHRLGRGTSGVMLLGRSPLARSVLSRQLRESTATAHDPQAPHPIRKTYRALVGASDLPDVFTLTTPIGKIGHPVLGYVYGASPTGLPAYSDGQVLHRTADSTLVEVTIRTGRPHQIRIHLAAAGFPLIGDPLYGVGGVPLAIQPGEDGKIPVPGDMGYHLHAYRLALPHPRTQEPLVIECIPPPALRSL, encoded by the coding sequence ATGAATCAGGGATGGGTTTACACCGATCGCATCACCCCCGCCACCGCTGGCCAATCGGTGCTAGATTTCTACACCGATCGCTACCGCCACTCCACACGGGCAGAATGGCGCGATCGCATCCTTTCCGGCAAAATTCGCCGCAACAACGTTCCCCTGGCCCCGGAGGATCGCCTGGCGGTGGGACAAATCCTGGCCTACCATCGCCCCCCGTGGCAGGAGCCAACGGTGCCGCTGGGGTTTGAGGTGCTGGATGAGGATGGGGACTTAATGGCGATCGCCAAGCCTGCGGGGCTGCCGGTGCTCCCCGCAGGCAACTTTCTCACCCACACGCTGCTGCACCAGCTCAAGCGGCACTACCCCGAGAATCCGCCGATTCCGCTGCATCGGCTGGGGCGAGGCACCTCGGGGGTGATGCTGTTGGGGCGATCGCCCCTGGCGCGATCGGTGCTGAGTCGGCAGCTGCGCGAATCCACAGCTACCGCCCACGATCCCCAGGCACCGCACCCCATTCGCAAGACCTACCGGGCGCTGGTGGGAGCCAGCGATCTGCCCGATGTGTTCACCCTGACTACACCCATTGGCAAAATCGGTCATCCCGTGCTGGGGTATGTGTATGGGGCTTCGCCCACTGGCCTACCGGCCTACAGCGATGGGCAGGTGCTGCACCGCACCGCCGACTCCACCCTGGTGGAAGTCACCATTCGCACCGGGCGACCCCACCAAATTCGCATTCATCTGGCGGCGGCGGGGTTTCCCCTGATTGGCGATCCGCTCTACGGCGTGGGCGGTGTACCACTAGCAATTCAACCGGGTGAGGACGGCAAAATTCCTGTCCCTGGCGACATGGGCTATCACCTGCACGCCTACCGCCTGGCGCTGCCCCATCCTCGCACCCAGGAGCCTCTAGTCATTGAGTGCATACCCCCACCCGCCCTGCGATCACTCTAA
- a CDS encoding response regulator, protein MKTVLIIEDEAQTRNIFLKCLEFEGFRAVGASDGSTGVAMAQRHNPDLVVCDIMMPDMDGYSVLSTLRKVRQTALIPLIFLTAKVTMADLRRGMELGADDYLTKPCTVEQFLAAINSRLQRQAELHELYSQEALPESPPGAHPEPPHPIFPSDPKLASVFHFIEAHYHQPISLNDVAQQAGYSPAYLTNLVQSHTGRTIKQWIIERRMAQAKILLAKTTQSVRQIAEASGYSDAGYFTRQFRQFQGVSPQTWRQQSVAETTN, encoded by the coding sequence GTGAAAACCGTTCTTATCATTGAAGACGAAGCTCAAACCCGCAATATTTTTCTCAAATGTTTGGAGTTTGAGGGATTTCGGGCGGTGGGGGCCAGCGATGGCAGCACTGGAGTCGCCATGGCCCAGCGGCACAACCCCGATCTGGTGGTGTGCGACATCATGATGCCCGATATGGATGGCTATTCGGTGCTCTCAACCCTGCGCAAAGTGCGGCAGACGGCGCTGATTCCGCTGATTTTTCTCACCGCCAAGGTCACCATGGCCGACCTCCGCCGGGGCATGGAACTTGGGGCCGACGACTACCTGACCAAACCCTGCACCGTCGAGCAGTTTTTGGCCGCTATCAACAGCCGGTTGCAGCGCCAGGCTGAGCTTCATGAGCTGTATAGCCAAGAAGCCCTCCCAGAATCACCCCCCGGGGCGCATCCAGAGCCACCCCACCCGATTTTCCCCAGCGATCCCAAGCTGGCCAGCGTCTTTCACTTTATCGAGGCCCACTACCATCAGCCCATTAGCCTCAATGACGTGGCCCAGCAGGCGGGCTATTCCCCCGCCTACTTGACCAATCTGGTGCAGTCCCACACCGGGCGCACCATCAAACAGTGGATTATTGAGCGCCGAATGGCCCAGGCCAAGATTCTGCTGGCCAAAACCACCCAGTCGGTGCGACAAATCGCAGAGGCTTCGGGGTACAGCGATGCGGGCTATTTCACGCGGCAGTTTCGCCAATTCCAGGGGGTTTCTCCCCAGACCTGGAGACAGCAATCTGTAGCAGAAACAACAAATTAG
- a CDS encoding glycoside hydrolase family 10 protein produces the protein MTQWARQWRGLILCGLIGLLGAGVLSWPSYAQVDPAIPEQSAEGEVSTDLTPPSDSFEGAVPSAPAAPLRPGRRVDHGPFLPSPPPSQRLQTLPSDRSDRGVVNATDPARGNATGQEARPGRRPEHVPRPPLPPSQRPRVQPAVPAEAAGETGSPAAGDPAEQIAPAVIELSPTGRPPSPVVFLAMQQELKNLIGRFESALIMASSRHAPTVLTLPTGQPTLTAAERAKVGGRGTLLHPALGEAQQLLSEWDGLLAAGQHAQVRDRWLTARAALWDNFASDRPIDQGEIRAVWLDRGTIVQARSPEGLRAIFDKLAAAGINTVFFETVNAGYTVYPSQVAPEQNPLTRGWDPLAAAVELAHQRGITLHAWVWVFATGNQRHNRLLNQPADYPGPVLARHPAWAGYDNSGNRIPRGQDKPFLDPANPEVRSYLTRLMTEIVTRYGVDGLHLDYIRYPFQDPGANRTYGYGEVARWRFQSISGVDPITLSPRPNGLDRNQQIQQQVLWQQWTEFRTQQVTSFVETIASTLRRQRPGLVMSAAVFANPEHERLQRIQQDWGTWARASYLDWIVLMSYAADTSRFERLISPWLVNESFGSTLVIPGIRLLNLSNSAAVDQLQASRDLPTPGYALFAVADFNTELNAVLAQTQGVGSPSPTTPYAMAASRYAALQREWSWLLAQDRLWMHRGSLETWVTTVNDLGNQFETLSQAPTRRNLADVRSGLTRVKASLNQGVLVNTTNSGYRVRSWQHRLRAIEQLLAHGERTQP, from the coding sequence GTGACGCAGTGGGCGAGGCAGTGGCGGGGGCTGATACTGTGCGGGCTGATCGGATTGCTCGGCGCGGGCGTGCTGTCGTGGCCCAGCTATGCCCAGGTCGACCCCGCCATCCCTGAGCAATCGGCGGAGGGCGAGGTATCCACCGACCTTACTCCCCCCAGCGACAGTTTCGAAGGCGCGGTTCCGTCCGCCCCCGCCGCCCCACTCCGACCCGGTCGGCGGGTGGACCACGGGCCCTTTTTGCCGTCGCCACCCCCCTCCCAACGGCTTCAAACTCTGCCGTCCGACCGTTCAGACCGTGGGGTTGTCAATGCCACTGACCCTGCCAGGGGTAACGCTACCGGGCAGGAGGCCAGGCCCGGTCGACGCCCCGAGCATGTGCCCAGGCCGCCCCTGCCCCCCTCCCAGCGGCCCAGGGTACAACCTGCCGTTCCCGCAGAGGCGGCCGGGGAGACCGGCAGCCCGGCCGCGGGTGACCCGGCCGAGCAGATCGCCCCCGCCGTGATCGAGCTATCGCCCACCGGACGGCCCCCTAGTCCGGTGGTATTTCTGGCTATGCAGCAGGAGCTAAAAAACCTGATTGGACGCTTTGAAAGTGCTCTGATTATGGCCAGTTCCCGCCATGCACCTACGGTGCTGACCCTGCCCACTGGCCAGCCCACGCTGACCGCCGCCGAGCGGGCGAAGGTCGGCGGTCGGGGCACGCTGCTGCATCCGGCCCTGGGAGAGGCTCAGCAGCTGTTGAGTGAGTGGGATGGGCTACTGGCGGCGGGACAACACGCTCAGGTGCGCGATCGCTGGCTTACCGCCCGCGCTGCCCTGTGGGACAACTTTGCCTCCGATCGCCCCATTGACCAGGGCGAAATTCGCGCCGTGTGGCTCGATCGCGGCACCATTGTACAGGCCCGATCGCCCGAGGGGCTGAGGGCAATTTTCGACAAACTGGCCGCCGCTGGCATCAACACCGTCTTTTTTGAAACCGTCAACGCGGGTTACACTGTTTACCCCAGCCAGGTGGCCCCCGAGCAAAACCCCCTCACCCGCGGTTGGGATCCACTGGCGGCGGCGGTGGAACTGGCCCACCAGCGCGGCATCACCCTGCACGCCTGGGTGTGGGTGTTTGCGACAGGCAACCAGCGCCACAACCGTCTGCTCAACCAGCCCGCCGACTACCCCGGCCCGGTGCTCGCTCGCCACCCCGCCTGGGCAGGCTACGACAACAGCGGCAACCGCATTCCCAGGGGCCAGGACAAGCCCTTTCTAGACCCCGCCAACCCCGAAGTCCGCAGCTATCTGACCCGGCTGATGACCGAAATCGTCACCCGGTATGGGGTCGATGGCCTGCACCTCGACTACATTCGCTACCCTTTTCAAGACCCAGGGGCCAACCGCACCTATGGCTACGGCGAAGTAGCCCGCTGGCGCTTCCAGAGCATCAGCGGGGTGGACCCGATTACCCTCAGCCCCCGCCCCAACGGCCTCGATCGCAACCAGCAAATTCAGCAGCAGGTGCTGTGGCAGCAGTGGACCGAGTTTCGCACCCAGCAGGTGACCTCCTTTGTGGAAACCATTGCCAGCACCCTCAGGCGGCAGCGCCCCGGCCTGGTGATGTCGGCGGCGGTGTTTGCCAACCCCGAGCACGAACGCCTGCAGCGGATTCAGCAGGACTGGGGCACCTGGGCCCGGGCCAGCTACCTCGACTGGATTGTGCTGATGAGCTACGCGGCCGATACCAGCCGGTTCGAGCGACTGATCTCCCCCTGGCTGGTGAATGAATCCTTTGGCTCTACCCTGGTGATTCCGGGCATTCGCCTGCTGAATCTGTCCAATTCGGCTGCGGTAGACCAGTTGCAGGCCAGCCGCGACCTGCCCACCCCCGGCTATGCCCTGTTTGCCGTCGCCGACTTCAACACCGAGCTGAATGCGGTACTGGCTCAAACCCAGGGGGTCGGTTCGCCCAGCCCCACAACCCCCTACGCCATGGCCGCCAGCCGCTACGCTGCCCTCCAGCGGGAGTGGAGCTGGCTGTTGGCCCAGGACCGCCTGTGGATGCATCGGGGCAGTCTGGAAACCTGGGTTACTACCGTCAACGACCTGGGCAACCAGTTTGAAACCCTGTCCCAGGCACCGACGCGCCGCAACCTGGCCGATGTTCGATCCGGCCTCACCCGAGTTAAGGCATCGCTGAATCAGGGGGTACTGGTGAACACAACTAACAGCGGCTACCGGGTGCGATCGTGGCAGCACCGGCTGCGGGCGATTGAGCAGCTGCTGGCCCATGGGGAGAGAACCCAGCCCTAG
- a CDS encoding phosphate/phosphite/phosphonate ABC transporter substrate-binding protein — protein MAKDFWLTTMGRWQRFLRLGLVSLMAALLLQASGCGGGGGTNQPLRLTIGLVSYDDGASSLEKYDRFQTYLAEQLRAVVELEPVFNEIRAVEQVRAARWSLVFAPSGLAAIAIAEANYLPIFPTLGTPNQKSVLVVRDDSRFLALGELANQAIALGEPGSATGYYLPLYDLYGLTLSTIEFAATPATALGWIAEGRVAAGAMSEEDFQQNRRGFADGTFRILHATRAVPPGAVLISPQVDRNQQQYIEQAMKNAPSAMTADAGYSPSAPPPDLSQLITLVEKVRPLEARLKEQPAVLTLAPP, from the coding sequence GTGGCTAAGGACTTTTGGCTAACGACCATGGGCCGATGGCAGCGGTTTTTGAGATTGGGTCTGGTCAGCCTGATGGCGGCGCTGCTGCTGCAGGCCAGCGGCTGCGGCGGAGGCGGTGGGACCAACCAGCCCCTGCGGCTGACCATTGGGCTGGTGAGCTACGACGACGGTGCCAGCTCCCTGGAGAAGTACGATCGCTTTCAGACCTACCTGGCCGAGCAGCTCCGGGCGGTAGTGGAGCTGGAACCGGTATTCAACGAAATTCGTGCCGTGGAGCAGGTGCGGGCGGCCCGCTGGTCGCTGGTGTTTGCCCCCTCGGGCCTGGCGGCGATCGCGATCGCCGAAGCCAACTACCTGCCCATTTTTCCCACCCTGGGCACCCCCAACCAGAAGTCGGTGCTGGTGGTGCGCGACGACAGCCGATTTCTGGCCCTGGGGGAGCTGGCCAATCAGGCGATCGCCCTGGGGGAGCCGGGGTCGGCCACGGGCTACTACCTGCCGCTCTACGACCTCTACGGCCTCACCCTGAGCACCATTGAATTTGCGGCCACCCCGGCCACCGCCCTGGGGTGGATTGCCGAGGGCCGGGTGGCGGCGGGCGCCATGTCAGAGGAGGACTTTCAGCAGAACCGCCGGGGGTTCGCAGACGGTACTTTTCGCATCCTGCACGCCACCCGGGCGGTGCCGCCAGGAGCCGTTTTAATTAGCCCCCAGGTCGATCGCAACCAACAGCAGTACATCGAGCAGGCCATGAAAAATGCGCCCTCGGCCATGACAGCGGATGCGGGCTACAGCCCCAGTGCTCCACCGCCCGACCTGAGCCAGCTGATTACCCTGGTCGAAAAAGTGCGGCCCCTGGAAGCTCGCCTGAAGGAGCAGCCCGCCGTGCTCACCCTTGCCCCTCCGTGA